The following are from one region of the Periophthalmus magnuspinnatus isolate fPerMag1 chromosome 5, fPerMag1.2.pri, whole genome shotgun sequence genome:
- the bap1 gene encoding ubiquitin carboxyl-terminal hydrolase BAP1 isoform X2, which yields MNKGWLELESDPGLFTLLVEDFGVKGVQVEEIYDLQSKCHSPVYGFIFLFKWIEERRSRRKVNTLVDETSVIDEDIVNDMFFAHQLIPNSCATHALLSVLLNCSGVELGTTLSRIKAFTKGFSPESKGYAIGNAPELARAHNSHARPEPRHLPEKQNGISTVRTMEAFHFVSYVPIKDRLFELDGLKAYPIDHGPWGEDEEWTDKARRVIMERIGLATAGEPYHDIRFNLMAVVPDRRIKYESKLEILKRNRQTVLEGLQKMIQLTQTEAAHDKKQQDSTSPEESTATVKKEVDVEPSASQGGDQTAPDTMEEAKDALSPSGSSKVMAKSTTPVGGVTSPCPIVQRLPAFLDNHNYAKSPMQEEEDLAAGVGRTRVSGPPQPSYSDDEDEYEDEEEAVTGSTSTPNRFRRKQSLRSRSGRVTTGMESQIALSVLAEKLKKEAQRKDALNTPLSVRTEGRTGGISITSASQPSPTPSNESTDTASEIGSAFNSPLRSPARSQAATRPSSPVASHLSRVLFGEDELLRLDSRHNRAVRDLGPSVSIALLELQEDGVMYALPPSGDMAADVTKQLCTPKKIKDNEQVVIVDVEKKEDIAPDEGPSVEVKEEEVKEETEEKPCLENLNDMIADPKPLGDKYSPKELLALLKCVEADIANYEVYLKEEVEKRKKYKIDDQRRTHNYDEFICTFISMLAQEGMLASLVEQNISVRRRQGVSIGRLHKQRKPDRRKRSRPYKAKRQ from the exons ATGAATAAGGGGTGGCTTGAACTGGAGAGTGATCCAG GGTTGTTCACTCTACTCGTGGAGGATTTTG GTGTCAAGGGAGTTCAAGTAGAAGAGATATACGACCTCCAGAGCAAGTGTCACAG TCCTGTATATGGCTTCATCTTTTTGTTCAAATGGATTGAGGAACGGCGCTCAAGAAGAAAAGTAAACACTTTGGTCGATGAGACCTCTGTTATTGATGAAGACATTGTTAATGACATGTTCTTTGCTCATCAG CTTATCCCTAACTCATGTGCCACCCATGCTTTATTGAGTGTGCTTCTAAACTGCAGTGGTGTTGAGCTTGGCACAACCCTTAGTCGTATAAAAGCTTTCACAAAAGGCTTCAGTCCAGAG AGCAAAGGGTATGCAATAGGAAATGCCCCAGAGCTTGCCAGAGCACACAATAGCCATGCAAG gccaGAGCCAAGGCATCTGCCTGAGAAACAAAATGGGATCAGTACAGTGCGGACCATGGAAGCCTTCCACTTTGTCAGCTATGTTCCCATAAAAGACCGCTTGTTTGAGCTGGATGGGCTCAAGGCATACCCTATTGACCATG GTCCCTGGGGAGAAGATGAAGAGTGGACTGATAAAGCACGCCGGGTTATCATGGAGAGGATTGGTCTGGCCACTGCAGG tgaGCCATATCATGACATTCGCTTCAACCTGATGGCAGTGGTGCCTGACCGCAGGATCAAATATGAGTCCAAACTTGAAATTCTTAAAAGGAATCGCCAGACTGTCCTGGAGGGGTTACAAAAG ATGATCCAACTAACACAGACTGAAGCTGCTCATGATAAGAAACAGCAGGACTCTACTTCACCTGAGGAAAGTACAGCAACAGTCAAGAAAGAGGTTGATGTAGAGCCATCTGCCTCTCAAGGAGGTGATCAAACTGCACCAG ACacaatggaagaagctaaagaTGCCCTAAGTCCTTCAGGAAGTTCTAAAGTCATGGCCAAATCTACCACCCCTGTAGGAGGAGTGACCAGTCCATGCCCCATTGTACAACGCCTTCCTGCTTTCCTCGACAATCACAACTACGCAAAGTCTCCAATGCAG GAAGAGGAAGACCTTGCTGCTGGAGTTGGTCGCACTCGAGTGTCTGGCCCTCCACAGCCCTCATActctgatgatgaagatgaatatgaagatgaggaagaggcaGTTACAGGCTCTACTAGCACACCTAATAG GTTTAGAAGGAAGCAGAGTCTCCGGTCAAGAAGTGGAAGAGTTACGACTGGAATGGAGAGCCAAATTGCCCTCAGCGTCTTGGCTGAAAAGCTAAAGAAAGAAGCCCAGAGGAAAGATGCTTTAAATACACCCCTTTCAGTTCGCACAGAAGGACGCACTGGGGGCATCTCCATCACATCCGCCTCTCAGCCTTCCCCAACACCGAGCAATGAAAGTACTGACACTGCCTCTGAGATTGGCAGCGCTTTTAACTCCCCTCTGCGTTCGCCTGCTCGCTCCCAAGCTGCCACACGTCCCTCTAGTCCGGTTGCATCCCATTTGTCACGAGTGCTTTTTGGAGAAGATGAGCTGCTAAGGCTTGACTCCAGACATAACCGCGCTGTACGAGACCTGGGTCCTTCTGTCAGCATAGCTCTGTTGGAACTACAAGAGGATGGAGTTATGTACGCTCTGCCACCATCTG GAGATATGGCTGCAGATGTCACAAAGCAATTATGCACTCCGAAGAAGATAAAAGATAATGAGCAGGTAGTCATCGTTGATGTTGAAAAGAAAGAAGATATTGCTCCAGATGAGGGTCCATCTGTAGAGGTCAAGGAAGAGGAAGTCAAAGAAGAGACTGAGGAGAAACCCTGCCTGGAAAACCTTAATGATATGATAGCTGACCCCAAGCCCCTCGGAGATAAATATTCTCCCAAA GAGCTGCTTGCACTACTAAAGTGTGTTGAGGCTGACATAGCAAATTATGAGGTGTACCTCAAGGAGGAAgttgaaaagagaaagaaatacaAA aTTGATGACCAGAGAAGAACTCATAATTATGATGAATTTATCTGTACCTTTATATCAATGCTGGCCCAAGAAG GAATGTTGGCTAGCCTTGTGGAGCAGAACATCTCAGTGCGGCGTCGGCAAGGAGTGAGTATCGGACGTTTgcacaaacaaagaaaacctGACCGAAGGAAACGCTCACGTCCTTACAAAGCCAAGAGACAGTAA
- the bap1 gene encoding ubiquitin carboxyl-terminal hydrolase BAP1 isoform X1 produces the protein MNKGWLELESDPGLFTLLVEDFGVKGVQVEEIYDLQSKCHSPVYGFIFLFKWIEERRSRRKVNTLVDETSVIDEDIVNDMFFAHQLIPNSCATHALLSVLLNCSGVELGTTLSRIKAFTKGFSPESKGYAIGNAPELARAHNSHARPEPRHLPEKQNGISTVRTMEAFHFVSYVPIKDRLFELDGLKAYPIDHGPWGEDEEWTDKARRVIMERIGLATAGEPYHDIRFNLMAVVPDRRIKYESKLEILKRNRQTVLEGLQKMIQLTQTEAAHDKKQQDSTSPEESTATVKKEVDVEPSASQGGDQTAPDTMEEAKDALSPSGSSKVMAKSTTPVGGVTSPCPIVQRLPAFLDNHNYAKSPMQEEEDLAAGVGRTRVSGPPQPSYSDDEDEYEDEEEAVTGSTSTPNSRFRRKQSLRSRSGRVTTGMESQIALSVLAEKLKKEAQRKDALNTPLSVRTEGRTGGISITSASQPSPTPSNESTDTASEIGSAFNSPLRSPARSQAATRPSSPVASHLSRVLFGEDELLRLDSRHNRAVRDLGPSVSIALLELQEDGVMYALPPSGDMAADVTKQLCTPKKIKDNEQVVIVDVEKKEDIAPDEGPSVEVKEEEVKEETEEKPCLENLNDMIADPKPLGDKYSPKELLALLKCVEADIANYEVYLKEEVEKRKKYKIDDQRRTHNYDEFICTFISMLAQEGMLASLVEQNISVRRRQGVSIGRLHKQRKPDRRKRSRPYKAKRQ, from the exons ATGAATAAGGGGTGGCTTGAACTGGAGAGTGATCCAG GGTTGTTCACTCTACTCGTGGAGGATTTTG GTGTCAAGGGAGTTCAAGTAGAAGAGATATACGACCTCCAGAGCAAGTGTCACAG TCCTGTATATGGCTTCATCTTTTTGTTCAAATGGATTGAGGAACGGCGCTCAAGAAGAAAAGTAAACACTTTGGTCGATGAGACCTCTGTTATTGATGAAGACATTGTTAATGACATGTTCTTTGCTCATCAG CTTATCCCTAACTCATGTGCCACCCATGCTTTATTGAGTGTGCTTCTAAACTGCAGTGGTGTTGAGCTTGGCACAACCCTTAGTCGTATAAAAGCTTTCACAAAAGGCTTCAGTCCAGAG AGCAAAGGGTATGCAATAGGAAATGCCCCAGAGCTTGCCAGAGCACACAATAGCCATGCAAG gccaGAGCCAAGGCATCTGCCTGAGAAACAAAATGGGATCAGTACAGTGCGGACCATGGAAGCCTTCCACTTTGTCAGCTATGTTCCCATAAAAGACCGCTTGTTTGAGCTGGATGGGCTCAAGGCATACCCTATTGACCATG GTCCCTGGGGAGAAGATGAAGAGTGGACTGATAAAGCACGCCGGGTTATCATGGAGAGGATTGGTCTGGCCACTGCAGG tgaGCCATATCATGACATTCGCTTCAACCTGATGGCAGTGGTGCCTGACCGCAGGATCAAATATGAGTCCAAACTTGAAATTCTTAAAAGGAATCGCCAGACTGTCCTGGAGGGGTTACAAAAG ATGATCCAACTAACACAGACTGAAGCTGCTCATGATAAGAAACAGCAGGACTCTACTTCACCTGAGGAAAGTACAGCAACAGTCAAGAAAGAGGTTGATGTAGAGCCATCTGCCTCTCAAGGAGGTGATCAAACTGCACCAG ACacaatggaagaagctaaagaTGCCCTAAGTCCTTCAGGAAGTTCTAAAGTCATGGCCAAATCTACCACCCCTGTAGGAGGAGTGACCAGTCCATGCCCCATTGTACAACGCCTTCCTGCTTTCCTCGACAATCACAACTACGCAAAGTCTCCAATGCAG GAAGAGGAAGACCTTGCTGCTGGAGTTGGTCGCACTCGAGTGTCTGGCCCTCCACAGCCCTCATActctgatgatgaagatgaatatgaagatgaggaagaggcaGTTACAGGCTCTACTAGCACACCTAATAG taGGTTTAGAAGGAAGCAGAGTCTCCGGTCAAGAAGTGGAAGAGTTACGACTGGAATGGAGAGCCAAATTGCCCTCAGCGTCTTGGCTGAAAAGCTAAAGAAAGAAGCCCAGAGGAAAGATGCTTTAAATACACCCCTTTCAGTTCGCACAGAAGGACGCACTGGGGGCATCTCCATCACATCCGCCTCTCAGCCTTCCCCAACACCGAGCAATGAAAGTACTGACACTGCCTCTGAGATTGGCAGCGCTTTTAACTCCCCTCTGCGTTCGCCTGCTCGCTCCCAAGCTGCCACACGTCCCTCTAGTCCGGTTGCATCCCATTTGTCACGAGTGCTTTTTGGAGAAGATGAGCTGCTAAGGCTTGACTCCAGACATAACCGCGCTGTACGAGACCTGGGTCCTTCTGTCAGCATAGCTCTGTTGGAACTACAAGAGGATGGAGTTATGTACGCTCTGCCACCATCTG GAGATATGGCTGCAGATGTCACAAAGCAATTATGCACTCCGAAGAAGATAAAAGATAATGAGCAGGTAGTCATCGTTGATGTTGAAAAGAAAGAAGATATTGCTCCAGATGAGGGTCCATCTGTAGAGGTCAAGGAAGAGGAAGTCAAAGAAGAGACTGAGGAGAAACCCTGCCTGGAAAACCTTAATGATATGATAGCTGACCCCAAGCCCCTCGGAGATAAATATTCTCCCAAA GAGCTGCTTGCACTACTAAAGTGTGTTGAGGCTGACATAGCAAATTATGAGGTGTACCTCAAGGAGGAAgttgaaaagagaaagaaatacaAA aTTGATGACCAGAGAAGAACTCATAATTATGATGAATTTATCTGTACCTTTATATCAATGCTGGCCCAAGAAG GAATGTTGGCTAGCCTTGTGGAGCAGAACATCTCAGTGCGGCGTCGGCAAGGAGTGAGTATCGGACGTTTgcacaaacaaagaaaacctGACCGAAGGAAACGCTCACGTCCTTACAAAGCCAAGAGACAGTAA